A window of the Gossypium arboreum isolate Shixiya-1 chromosome 2, ASM2569848v2, whole genome shotgun sequence genome harbors these coding sequences:
- the LOC108467155 gene encoding cinnamoyl-CoA reductase-like SNL6: MASSRTVCVMDASGHLGSALVHLLLHRGYTVHAALQPHPNGFQSVEELFPCSNKNLKIFDADPFDYHSITAALKGCCGLFYCFEPPSDHSTYDEFMAEIEARAAHNVLEACAQTDTIEKVVFTSSVTAVIWNESRTGSDLDEKNWTDINFCKKFKLWHALSKTLAEKSAWALAMDRGINMVTINGGLLMTPDLTITNPYLKGAAEMYEDGVFVTVDLRFIADAHICVFEDVSSYGRYLCFNHVISCSHDADKLAQMLLPSSDPSPPQSWEKARIYQQRISNKKLNNLMMEFENDQLLSN, encoded by the exons ATGGCAAGCTCAAGGACTGTTTGTGTAATGGATGCTTCCGGTCACCTTGGCTCCGCCCTTGTCCACTTGCTCTTACATAGAGGCTACACTGTCCATGCTGCCCTTCAGCCCCATCCAAATGGGTTCCAATCAGTTGAGGAGCTGTTTCCTTGTAGTAATAAAAATTTGAAGATATTCGATGCAGACCCTTTTGATTACCACAGCATTACAGCTGCATTGAAGGGATGTTGTGGTTTATTCTACTGCTTTGAGCCTCCATCTGACCATTCTACTTATGAT GAATTCATGGCGGAAATTGAGGCCAGAGCTGCACACAATGTGTTGGAAGCATGTGCTCAAACAGATACAATAGAGAAGGTGGTTTTCACATCCTCCGTAACCGCCGTCATATGGAACGAAAGTCGAACTGGTTCCGACCTGGACGAAAAGAACTGGACCGACATCAATTTTTGCAAGAAGTTTAAG TTATGGCATGCACTGTCGAAAACGTTGGCGGAAAAGTCAGCTTGGGCACTGGCAATGGACCGAGGCATAAACATGGTGACCATTAATGGAGGATTGTTGATGACGCCTGACCTAACCATCACAAATCCTTATCTAAAAGGAGCAGCTGAGATGTATGAAGATGGGGTATTTGTTACAGTGGATCTAAGGTTCATAGCCGACGCTCATATTTGTGTGTTCGAAGATGTATCATCGTATGGACGATATCTATGCTTCAACCATGTAATCAGTTGCAGCCATGATGCTGATAAACTTGCTCAAATGCTATTACCATCATCTGATCCTTCACCTCCTCAAAG TTGGGAGAAGGCGAGAATCTACCAGCAAAGAATAAGCAATAAGAAGTTGAACAATTTGATGATGGAGTTTGAGAATGATCAACTTTTAAGCAATTGA